The following coding sequences lie in one Pontibacter sp. G13 genomic window:
- a CDS encoding DUF6443 domain-containing protein encodes MRYFFMGCTLACCLVLPLDLRSQSLDRNHVRVRTARTEIPSAAALEALDNLQSTEDAVTYYDGLGRAVQHVLPKSTPGQHALVEWHAYDAWGLEPRQWLPYVDAGSPDGEFVSDPVGGHSACFVQDPWQQLGHLPAVDRQSAFADRAWESSPLSRPTSSGRPGHAGGLSQGHTTDHAYRTLDPSGYGIDGVRKWEVHPAGISTSGTYAAGELEVLTTTDPNGHRSCEYVDRFGRTVLVRVQLDPSADPSAAGGLEDWASTYRIFDELGRLRAVIQPEGVGALRQNGWVADAALLDNCSLRYRYDHRGRVSGRKVPGADWVFQVYDPGDRPILSQDGNQRLSGKWSFRKYDGLGRVVMTGTCAHPAVTPEALSAELAQHWASGTFSPDESPGTGLHGYGNQAYPDVSAPGTELLTVAYFDGYDFDRNGQLDAWEVPRPLPEMPSLPGGISPRASGLPTGVKIRIMDPDPDMPEWLSTRSYYDKFGREVQTVSDHHLGGQDEVSREYAFTGELVREVRVHTANGQVDTLRARYVHDHRGRPLERHLRIGDGPEVMVALHGYNELGQPVRESLHGTGGGTFLQTLDRRYTLSGQFHSLNDPASTAGLGGEPDLTTAYQLNSLSMTLSWVSQPSSGKGGGNVSQGFGDFKYQVSLGQKRVRFVRSTGDSDAVPADTSISISHDVPGSFDAGKLPTSVTVPLAVPARVLRQGQGDWRTVVESGLYQALSTSGLSAAQRTSVVQTTVLRLATLWAQGFGSGENIDLFAESVSYETGGPPFAGQATGQYNGNPSGVRWSTPHGAAVCGYGFSFDPMDRLVSAEYGRLSDTSGIWGDLGRFDASYAYDGNGNLTSLRRYGLTGGTYASPATGLMDDLSYTYGGSGNRLQGVSDAVSGVPSGWPSFADGSHAGADFGYDANGNLTQDLDGGILSITYDAMDNPVEYLFYNNKSIRHIYAADGRRLRSRGVQSGLVAQSDGNGGTVLVPMDEEEWREDRVGDFRYRGVDDGTGLVPVLSHVMTREGRVVPEAAGWRHEYMIRDHLGNVRVLFGDRDGDGFVNPDPESGEDVGQVSAYYPMGLEMPRSPEQHPLPDNRYLYSGKERGRWSGWYDFGARSYLPTIGRWGGVDPLAADYEPWSPYAFTLGNPVRFVDPDGRRVVGADDLIVVNGGGEELHRIQTEGDDIYFKVNQQAFEEQMNRGAFSFSADMRALSAIRGLEQRRMETGDLSYIAYETNTRSLSVEGEMVNPAMGEVMVTFQRDFDDGTSTPIAVFEGVAGGFKKGAPENGLYAVNHFRDRGPNGGDFHYGMNRNGVGFSFDLIPLFDTGRNLLRVHPDGGQLGTRGCIGLTCSADDLILFRDLVLSYLSENSALRTVISIEGNPNNNGL; translated from the coding sequence ATGAGATATTTTTTCATGGGATGTACGTTGGCGTGTTGCCTCGTCCTTCCCCTCGATCTGCGATCCCAGTCCTTGGATCGCAACCACGTCCGTGTGCGTACGGCCCGGACCGAGATTCCCTCGGCCGCGGCGCTGGAGGCGTTGGACAACCTCCAGAGCACGGAGGATGCGGTGACGTACTACGACGGGCTGGGCCGTGCGGTACAACATGTGCTTCCCAAGTCGACGCCAGGTCAGCATGCGCTGGTGGAATGGCACGCATACGACGCCTGGGGGCTTGAGCCCCGCCAGTGGCTTCCGTATGTGGACGCGGGTAGTCCCGACGGGGAGTTCGTGTCCGATCCGGTTGGCGGTCATTCTGCGTGCTTCGTCCAGGACCCGTGGCAGCAGTTGGGCCATCTTCCGGCTGTAGACCGCCAGTCGGCCTTCGCCGACCGGGCGTGGGAGTCCTCCCCGCTGTCTCGGCCGACCTCTTCGGGGCGTCCCGGGCATGCGGGCGGTCTTTCGCAGGGGCACACCACGGACCATGCGTACCGGACCCTGGACCCTTCGGGGTACGGGATCGACGGTGTGCGGAAGTGGGAGGTGCATCCCGCTGGGATCTCGACTTCGGGGACCTATGCCGCTGGGGAGCTGGAGGTCCTGACCACGACGGACCCCAACGGCCACCGATCCTGCGAATACGTGGACCGTTTCGGTCGCACGGTGCTGGTGCGGGTCCAGCTCGATCCGTCGGCCGACCCGTCGGCTGCCGGCGGTCTGGAGGACTGGGCGAGCACCTACCGGATCTTCGACGAGCTGGGGCGCCTGCGTGCGGTGATCCAGCCCGAGGGGGTCGGGGCGCTCCGGCAGAATGGCTGGGTGGCGGATGCGGCGCTGCTGGACAACTGCTCGCTCCGGTACCGGTACGACCACCGTGGGCGTGTATCGGGGCGGAAGGTGCCGGGAGCCGACTGGGTCTTCCAGGTGTACGATCCGGGGGACCGCCCGATCCTGAGCCAGGACGGGAACCAGCGGCTCTCGGGGAAGTGGTCCTTCCGGAAATACGACGGTCTGGGCCGGGTGGTGATGACGGGTACCTGCGCGCATCCGGCCGTGACGCCGGAGGCGCTGTCGGCCGAACTGGCGCAGCACTGGGCGTCGGGGACGTTCTCGCCGGATGAATCCCCGGGCACGGGACTGCACGGGTACGGCAACCAGGCGTATCCGGACGTGTCGGCCCCCGGGACGGAGCTCCTGACGGTGGCCTATTTCGACGGCTACGACTTCGACCGCAACGGGCAGCTGGACGCCTGGGAGGTCCCGCGGCCCCTGCCGGAGATGCCGTCCCTGCCGGGCGGGATCTCCCCGCGTGCTTCGGGGCTTCCGACCGGGGTGAAGATCCGGATCATGGACCCCGATCCGGACATGCCGGAGTGGCTGTCGACGCGGTCGTACTACGACAAGTTCGGGCGGGAGGTGCAGACGGTCTCGGACCACCACCTGGGCGGGCAGGACGAGGTGTCCCGCGAGTACGCCTTCACGGGGGAACTGGTCCGGGAGGTGCGGGTGCACACCGCCAACGGACAGGTCGACACGCTCCGTGCGCGGTATGTCCACGACCACCGGGGCCGTCCGCTGGAGCGGCACCTCCGGATCGGGGACGGCCCCGAGGTGATGGTGGCCCTGCATGGGTACAACGAGCTGGGGCAGCCGGTCCGGGAGTCCCTGCACGGGACCGGGGGCGGGACGTTCCTGCAGACGCTGGACCGGCGCTACACGCTGTCGGGCCAGTTCCATTCGCTCAACGACCCGGCGTCCACGGCGGGCCTCGGCGGCGAGCCGGACCTGACGACGGCCTACCAGCTGAACTCGCTGTCGATGACGCTGAGCTGGGTGTCCCAGCCGTCTTCGGGGAAGGGGGGCGGCAACGTGTCCCAGGGCTTCGGGGACTTCAAGTACCAGGTCTCGCTGGGGCAGAAGCGGGTCCGTTTCGTCCGTTCCACGGGCGATTCGGATGCGGTGCCGGCGGATACGTCGATCTCCATCTCCCATGACGTGCCGGGGAGCTTCGACGCGGGCAAGCTGCCGACGTCTGTCACGGTTCCGCTGGCCGTTCCCGCACGGGTGCTGCGGCAGGGACAGGGGGACTGGCGTACGGTGGTGGAGTCGGGGCTGTACCAGGCGCTGTCCACCAGCGGGCTGAGTGCCGCCCAGCGCACGTCGGTGGTGCAGACGACGGTCCTCCGGCTGGCTACGCTGTGGGCGCAGGGGTTCGGGAGCGGGGAGAACATCGACCTGTTCGCCGAGTCGGTGTCCTACGAGACGGGGGGCCCTCCCTTCGCGGGTCAGGCCACGGGCCAGTACAACGGCAATCCCTCCGGGGTGCGTTGGAGCACGCCCCATGGGGCGGCGGTGTGCGGGTACGGCTTCTCGTTCGACCCGATGGACCGCCTGGTGTCCGCGGAGTACGGGCGCCTGTCCGACACGTCGGGGATCTGGGGGGATCTGGGGCGCTTCGACGCGTCGTATGCGTACGACGGCAACGGGAACCTGACCTCGCTGCGTCGGTACGGACTGACCGGGGGTACGTACGCCAGTCCCGCCACGGGCCTGATGGACGACCTGTCCTACACCTACGGGGGGTCGGGGAACCGGCTGCAGGGGGTGTCCGACGCCGTGTCGGGCGTCCCATCGGGGTGGCCCTCGTTCGCGGACGGGTCCCATGCGGGGGCCGACTTCGGGTACGACGCCAACGGCAACCTGACGCAGGACCTCGATGGGGGGATCCTGTCGATTACCTACGATGCTATGGACAATCCTGTGGAATATTTATTTTACAATAATAAATCGATTCGCCATATTTATGCGGCCGACGGCAGGCGTTTGCGCTCCCGCGGGGTCCAGAGCGGCCTGGTGGCGCAGTCCGACGGCAACGGCGGGACGGTGCTGGTGCCGATGGACGAGGAGGAATGGCGGGAGGACCGGGTGGGGGATTTCCGCTACCGGGGGGTGGACGACGGCACGGGCCTGGTTCCGGTGCTGTCGCATGTGATGACCCGTGAGGGCCGCGTGGTGCCGGAGGCCGCCGGGTGGCGGCACGAGTACATGATCCGCGACCATCTGGGGAATGTGCGTGTGCTGTTCGGGGACCGCGACGGGGACGGCTTCGTCAATCCCGACCCGGAGTCGGGGGAGGATGTCGGGCAGGTCAGCGCGTACTATCCGATGGGGCTGGAGATGCCCCGTTCGCCGGAGCAGCATCCGCTGCCGGACAACCGGTACCTCTACAGCGGGAAGGAGCGCGGACGATGGAGCGGGTGGTACGATTTCGGCGCCCGGAGCTATCTGCCGACGATCGGGCGATGGGGCGGGGTGGACCCGCTGGCGGCCGACTACGAGCCTTGGAGCCCCTATGCGTTCACGCTGGGCAATCCCGTGCGGTTTGTCGATCCCGATGGCAGGAGGGTCGTGGGCGCCGATGACCTCATCGTCGTGAATGGGGGAGGGGAGGAGCTCCACCGAATCCAGACCGAGGGAGATGATATATACTTCAAGGTGAACCAACAGGCGTTTGAGGAGCAGATGAACCGGGGAGCGTTCTCCTTCTCTGCTGATATGCGTGCGCTGAGTGCCATTCGAGGGCTGGAGCAGCGCCGGATGGAAACTGGAGATCTCAGCTACATCGCCTATGAAACCAATACCCGAAGCCTCAGTGTCGAAGGAGAGATGGTAAACCCTGCGATGGGAGAGGTGATGGTCACTTTCCAGCGGGACTTCGATGATGGGACGAGCACCCCGATTGCCGTGTTCGAAGGGGTAGCAGGAGGATTTAAAAAAGGAGCACCCGAAAATGGATTGTATGCTGTGAATCATTTTCGGGATCGAGGGCCTAATGGAGGCGATTTTCATTATGGTATGAATAGAAATGGAGTGGGCTTCAGCTTTGACCTTATCCCTCTTTTTGATACAGGAAG